The genomic region GTCTATAAGTGTCGTATTAGTGGGTAGATTGATTGTTATGGCGTATTATGTTTCTATTGGTCGTATTATGGCGTATTTTGGTCGTACGGGTCATGTCAGTAACATTCTGTGTTCGGGCGTGCTTGGCCATTTCCGTTATAGAACTTCATTTTTTCGTCTTTTTCGTTTTATCTGTCCATTTTTTTGCCCGATTTCTCCTGAAAATTAAAAATAACTAACTTAAGCATATTTCATTTATATTTCCAAGAAAACCATTAAAGCAAGTTAAAATGATGTAGAAAAATGTATAACTATACGAATATTAATCATGCTTAACCGCAACATTAAATTAGTGATGTGATTATAAGATCCAATAAAGAATCCAAAGAAAATTGTGAGGGTGAAAGAATAGTGTTATTTTGTAGCCTATATAAATGTTTATAGGGCAATACGCCAATGAGTTTGACGAAAACTTAATTTAAACTTGAAATCAATCTGAGTAAGGATGGTAACGGGTCGGgtatgggacgggtatgactaATCTCATATCCATACCCGGTTGCAAATTAGTGTTCCATACCCGACCCATTACCCGTCGGGTAATTACCTATCAGGTATCGGGGATACCCgtgggtatcgggtatacccaggAGTTTATTAAAAACAAATCATTGGGATCTCAAGTACATTTATATCGTTTAAATTTTGTATATTTTATGCTTTTTCTAAGTACAACAAATGAATTCATGGTGAAGtacaaattaacaaaaaaaagttTACTTTTCATAGTTAACGGCTGTGTGTTCCAATATATTAGAAGTATAGTGTCGTTTTTCTAACAATTGAAACGTTTGCGATCCGTATATAACGATATGATTAGATATATAACAGTGGTTAATTGTAAAAACTAAATACCATTGATGTTCTTATGCAATACATATTGTTTTAAATGAAACAAGGGAAAAATGTTAAATGAAAGACGATTAAAATATAAATAGGAAATACAAATagttttttaaattaaattttttagGCATATGGATCGTGTAAACGGGTATAaggtttcgggtaatcgggtcgggtatcaccaAATCCATACCCGTCTTGTACCCGTGAAATATTTTTTTCCTAATCCCATATCCgttgggtatcgggtatacccttCCCGAATATTTTGGGTTTCTAGTATACCCGTCGGACTCGATTTTGCCATCCCTAAATCTGAGGCATGTGTGTAAATTTGAAATATATTTTTTTACGTAAGCTTCTAGTTTATTAAATCATGCTACGTGACTAAGTGTAAGTAATCTAATTGTGCTGAGTATTACCCTGAAGCGCCGAGCTTTGGCCAAAACGTTGAGTATTACCCTGAAGCGCTGAGCTCAGCGCTGAGTATTACCCTTTGGCCAAAGCTCGGCGCTGAGTATTACCCAAAACGCTAAGCTTTGGCCAAAGCTTAGCGCTTCAGATGTCAAAATAGACAAAAAGGATGTGTGAACAGACAGGGCCTAGATAGATAATAGGTTTGTGTCAATTGGGTGTTTGATTGGAGTTTCAGAAAATGATGGTGCTATTTGTTTGAAACGACAAATGATATATAAAAAAGCTAAGCGCCGAGTATTACCCAAAACACTAAGCTTTGGCTAAAGCTTAGCGCTTCAGATGTCAAAATAGACAAAAAGGATGTGTGAACAGACAGGGCCTAGATAGATAATAGGTTTGTGTCaattagggttgtaaacgaaccgaacgaacacgaacaaggccatgttcgtgttcgttcgttaagaaaattaacatgttcgcgaactgttcacgaacacatATCGAACATAaatttatgttcgtgttcgttcgttaaggaattcagttgttcacgaacaattcgtgaacactggtctcgaacacaaacgaacgcaagcaaaTAACAACGAATgtaaacgaacatttaacttgaaaataaaaaataaaaaacattgttatccttaaacattggatataagtagttaaatacaactatcaaatgataaatcaaaacacaaaaaaGTCTACTACACCACTAAATGATAAATCAAGGTTAACTAACCTAGACATAATTATCCAAAAAAATGTCTTCGagtgtccaaattttagctaacttagaaaaagaCAGAGTTtgaagttttcaatatgtttagataaaagatttattatttattatttttaatataatcaaacgaacacgaacgaacgaacgaacatgaacaaacataaaggaacatattaccgaacgttcacgaacacagtCGAACGAACGAAACCCGTGTtagtgttcgttcgctaagctaaccgaacgaatttttttgtttgtgttcgtttattaagctaatcgaacgaacataaacgaacttcctgccgaacggttcacgaattgttcgctaaatgttcggttcgtttacagccttaGTGTCAATTGGGTGCTTGATTGGAGTTTCAGAAAACGATGGTACTATTTGTTTGAAACGACAAATGATATATAAGGAATCAATAATTGCAGGAGTAACGTCACCGTTGAGGtttttttcaattgtgtcaaatCAAAACGAACCTAGACGCTTTATGGTTTTAGTATCTTCAAAAATTGAACTCTTCCAATACTTTATACAAGATTCCTTTACATAAGAAAGTctgaaatataataataataataataatgataataatgatCAGATCGTTGCTGTAGAatttaataatgtttttttaaCAACGATGGAGATATTACACCAATTATTGCAAGTTTGCAACATAAAGTTGAACGTTCACCTTATTCTTTACACGTAGAAAGCTCGTCATCTTAATTAGCTTCGTCTCTCATGTTTCAAATATTTTATACGACTAGTAAAAATAAACCTACAAATAGAAACTTATATGTATAAACAAAATTCATTACTACGACAATAACTATTTGGATCAACCTATTTAGAGTTCCGTGTTAAAACTTTGTGTTTAACCAAACGTGTTATAAAATAAATACTTAGCACCAGCATGTTTAGCAAGTGGGTTACATAACATAAGACGTTTAACACGATATTAGCATGACTTAAACAGACTTTGAACATAAGACTTTAAACTTTAAAGACTCTACAAAAGTTAACAATAAATAAACACGAATAAGAAGAGAAATCTACGATAATTTATCATGTTACTAAACACGACATgtgtaggaatccgttcgtgcaaaataaataaattcctttattaacttgaattacaaaCAAGAACAGAATGatactgaaaaaaaaaattacaattacAGCTGGAAAGAAAAGTTAAGAACAGAGAAATCAAACAGAAAAACTGTTCAcagctgaggatcgtgttagacacgtgtcccttaaaacaaattttgaGTCTCCCAGGAGAACTCGTTTGTTTCCAGAATACAACAGCTaaagcagttgcactgccggtcttgactccaacccaAAGGTGTACCTTGCtgcttgaagaagaagaagtattcaGAGAGAAGATTGTATTTTTGTTATGTGTTTCGGTGTGTTGGTTCTGTAGCAGGGATCTTCTATATATACTGCAGGTTTGAAGTcgaaactgaaaaagaattaaaTGGGAGAACTAAAccgcattaaacgtcttcaatgcaatttaattcgtcatttaattctcagtcaaaagCATTGACTCGTCAGTTTCAAATGCTGAAATGTAACTGCACTGGCATTAGCTGCTGCAAACTTTTGCGCGCGCGCGTGCAAGATAGACTGGTGCGCGCGCCCTTGCGCGCGCAGGTCTGCACgctcatgcgcgcgtgcgccacactGGCTCAATACGATGCGCAcctgcgcgcgtgcgccacgtcacctgcgagcctctacgagcacgccacacagtcgcgccgtattggctcacttggtgcgccgcgcacgtcacATCAGTGCCCATACTCTCCATGCACGCAACCGCGCGCCTACCtgccatgtgtactcgcgcgcgGACCTGCTAGACaaagcgtgtgcgagtgcgagttaagGTGCTCagcacccttcgcgagtacacttacactgtgttccagagtttactagcagaagaaaaggaaaggaaacaaagagaaagtaaaaatattttgtgttccagagtttcatttaaggaaggaaaagaaaggaaaataaaacatgtcgtgttcccgagtttcatttaaggaaggaaaagataGGAAGTGACAGGAAAACTAGgctaaattctttaatttttctttccttccgattTGGGAGGAAACGGTGGGAAAGacatttttttttcctttctcgtcctttcctttcttacttttgctttcttttcttatccctcattaagttaactcgggaacagagtgttagtgtgtgcttccatgaaacaataaagatggagagttcccacttaaatacccttttaagtttcatctctcctcctatttggaacaaggtgccactttcccacttttttcagcattcaagtttcaaataccaaattttgagcatcgatatctcattcatcttagcttcgttttggacgtggtttagttcgttgcgaagctcttccaacatagaacacaaacccgcaaataaatatataaaactcactcattttcttatatttatttttagtccaaaataggaaaaaaatcattttcctatatttgtgaaaaatgttatttttcaCAAATTTCGAAGAGCATGTTTATTCTATTTTATGTATTAATTTTATACAAATTGTGATGTCTGAAACACAGTTGATCAAGATTTTGGTTTCATTAGCTTTTCTCAAATATGTATTTCTCAGTTAACTTTGGTTAAAATTTCCTCCATTGAGTACATTTCTGTGCATAAAGGAAgaataaaagaaacaaataaaagATGAAGGACTAAAATAGTAGTTTTATGAAACAAAGGGTGAATACGTCATAAGTAGTGACAAGGCCGACCCGTCGCTATTGATAGGTTGGTATGGAATTGACCGATCCGTTTGAGTAGGTCCACACGTAATACTACCGATCGATCTTTTGTACTCATCAaatttgattttgttaaaaagatGTTATCAACAAAATGAATACGTATTACAACGTTTTCTGTATATAAAATATTAGAtcagaaatatatatatatatatatatatatatatatatatatatataggataaagatccgttaggaaccaccctttattgcgagaaccgcgagaaccaatgtgaacacatggcaaattTGTAATTAAGTGACATCTAATAAAAAACACGCACTCCTCTTATTTCATCCCCTGTTCACTATCGTCATTTACATTCTAGGGTTTCGCTGGAGATTTTTCATAATCAGCGACGGAGATCTTCGGCGGTGACTAATCTCTCTAGATTCACGGCGGCGATAGGCGGCGATATACACATCTTACAGGGGATTCAATTGGGATACTGATTTCGGCGTTTGTATACTGATTTCGGCTACACATGGCTTTGTCTGACTCATCTCGTGTTGGATTTGAACCTACGGCATCTGATGATCATCATACAACATTGTCTGCATACAATCCACATCCCGATTCTGGTTTTTTTGGCCCATCTGATGTCAATTTCAATCCTATTTCTGCCGTGGGTCCATCTGATGTTGATGTCAATACCTTACCTGCAGTTAATCCAGATGAAAGTTGCAATCCTGTGTTTACAACAGTTGCAAATCGACACACCTTTCATGGGTTTGAAATACAGACGTTTGATTCCATGTTTACACCAGGCAACGTAGGCTCTGAGACTGCTAATTTACCTGATCAATCATTATCAGTTGACACTGCATCTACTGGTAACACCACATCTACTGGTTGCAATTCATTCAATTTGTGACTAAATGTATTATGTTGACTGATGTATATActttgtaaatgatattgtattaactgttatgcacatgtgcattatactTACTGTaatgatgttgtattaaattatatgcacatgtgcattatgttgattgtaaatgataTGGTATTAAATCATATGCACATGTGTATTATGTTGCAAATTAGATTAAAAGTCTACTTTCTGTTAAATTTTAATAAGTGTAAGCCTCTAATCATGCAAAAGAATGTTTCAGTACTAATCTGCGAAAACTCAGATAGTTTTATCCTTCTATCAGGTATTAAActtttgattgattgattgattgcttaaagttctgttttttttttcagtttctcGAGGATTTTATCAATGGGACGGAAGTTTCATCTCTTTTGGACTGCATTCGTCTGACAGCAGGACCTTTGCATGCTCTTGATGCTGCAACACGTCCTGCATGGGCTGCTCCGGTTTCTGCAGTTTCTGGTGCGGCTTCATCTATCCCGACACTATCAAGAGCAAATGTTAATGGGCAAATGCCAAATGGTACAAACCCAAATGTTGGTCATGTCTATGGTCCCGGTACGGGTCCTGGTGGAAACCCTGGTGCATCTGCCATGTTAACTGCTTCTACTGTGGCTAGCGGAGGTGGCATGGGAATCGTTCCTAGTACTCTGTTACCGATTGATGTGTCGTTTGTTCTTCGTGGCCCGTATTGGATTCGGATAATATACCGGAAATATTTTGCGGTTAACATGAGGTGCTTTGCGGGTGATCAAGTTTGGTTGCAACCTGCAACGCCACCGAAAGGAGGTCCTACAGTTGGAGGTTCTTTACCCTGTCCACAGTTTCGGCCCTTCATCATGGAACATGTTGCTCAGGAGTTGAACGGTTTAGACCCGAATTTCGATGGTGGTCAACCATCAGCCGGACCAACTAATTCCAACAATTCGGCTGCGTCTCCTGGTCCGCAACTCTCAGCCCCAAATGTCACCCGAGCAGGCCCTACGGTAATGTCTCTCCCAGGAAACCAACCCGTGGGATTTAACCGTTCTACAAATGCCATGTCAGCATCACCAAATTCACTCTTAGTGCGCAGAGCTACTGTGACAGTTCCTGCTCATGTTAGAGGAGAGCTGAATACCGCCATTATCGGGCTTGGGGACAATGGTGGTTACGGTGGTGGTTGGTCCATCTGCTGATAATACACTTGACAGTCACAATACACCTACAAATACAGAACATCAAGAGTTGCAATTCATTCGATTTGTGACTAAAGGTATTATGTTGATAACACCCATACTCGTCACtgatcatgcacatgtgcattatgttgataacACCCATACTCGTCATCCGTAAACTGTTAACCATCATTATCATGAACATGAACATGTGCCAACAATCCATAATCATCACATATAAACTGTTAACCATCAGtacataattatgcacatgtgcatcacattaccAACACCCCATACTCATCaccaaaaaaaaatgttaaacatTTATACATCGTGCGTATACACACCATTTACCATATACCATATTAATCATAATCTTATATGCTTTTCTCTTTTTTTCTTTATACAGGAACAATTACGACTTCTACACCTAATAGCACACCATATTGGATACCCGATTTTGATGCTGCATACATCCCTATTATAAACAGTACGTTTAACAGTTGGGAGTACGTTGAATCCAATGATACTGAtgaagatgttgatgatgatgctaaAGACCCTGCATATATATATGAACCTGAGTAACCTCGTAGACATTCATCCAGGCGTCATAAAACATTCAACGATTCTTGATTATCCTATATATAATGACAAATAGTTTCTAATCATTATTCTTTTTGTTTACAAACATTTTGCACTATCTGTATACGTATTCATATGTTATGATTGTGATCATGATACTTTGATATCAATTAAATTACTTATTATACATAAGCGTATGTAATTTCATTATTGACCACCTAACAAATATTACCAACATGGTTACTGTTttgaaaaatgcacatgtgcatacatattTACTGTTTCTCCTCACATGGTAATTGTTTCAAACAATAaacatgtgcatacatgtttaATGTTTCACTACATATTGTTATTGTTTCgaccaatgcacatgtgcatacatgaataTATTAACTACATGTAATTCgttttcctttacatatacataaTCATATGCAATGTGGTACCCCATACGTAATAGGGTACCACATCCGTAATAtgatatgctatatcaaactttgcACATGTACAATACCAACATTTtctataccaaacaacataataCATCGAATATTAACAAACATACCAATATACCTGAACAATCAAATAAAGTTTTAACCCATCAACCACCATATAAGACATC from Helianthus annuus cultivar XRQ/B chromosome 10, HanXRQr2.0-SUNRISE, whole genome shotgun sequence harbors:
- the LOC110884442 gene encoding mediator of RNA polymerase II transcription subunit 14-like: MPNGTNPNVGHVYGPGTGPGGNPGASAMLTASTVASGGGMGIVPSTLLPIDVSFVLRGPYWIRIIYRKYFAVNMRCFAGDQVWLQPATPPKGGPTVGGSLPCPQFRPFIMEHVAQELNGLDPNFDGGQPSAGPTNSNNSAASPGPQLSAPNVTRAGPTVMSLPGNQPVGFNRSTNAMSASPNSLLVRRATVTVPAHVRGELNTAIIGLGDNGGYGGGWSIC